Part of the Xiphophorus couchianus chromosome 8, X_couchianus-1.0, whole genome shotgun sequence genome is shown below.
CATTGGTGCTCCTTAATAAGGAGAGTACCTCAGCATCGGACACTCTGTGCCGCCCGATGCagaatgctaaaataaaatcttttggtttatttggttCCCTGGGTTCCAAGTTGGCAGATAAGTTTAATTCTTGTAACAAAGTAATTTCCTTATGAAGCGCAGGATTCCTGTAAGTTACATTTTGGTGCTTAAGAACCCTTGGGAAAACATGCCCAATGTTGATCTTGTGGTTTAAAGgcgttttatattttttttgacagGAAAATCCTGGATTCAGGTTTTGTAGCTCAGTAATGAAAATGAGCTACCATGTTGTTAAACCCAGTTTATGAACTCAGTGAATACAGAGATGTGGGTGGCCTCAGCTGTTAAGGCTTACAAAGGCCCCTGATGGGCTATGACATAATGACTCAGCTACATAAAGTACATTTCCTCTCCACATTCCCAGTTGTTCTCATTTccactaaaaaaatattaaaaagtgtgttttcttcctctttctccccCTTTTTGCTCCCTCACCATAGCTGAACTTTGGACCCGGGTGCGTCGGTTCCTCAGGCCCAGTCCAGATGTGGTGCACTACATTCTTACCCATTTCCAGTGGCTGTGGGACATCATCAACAACACGTTCTTACGGAACGTCCTCATGCGGCTGGTTCTGACGGGTCAGATGATCGTTGAGACAAATTCACTGGGGTCACGTAGCACAGTGTTTATTTATGCTACCTCTCTTCCTTTTATCAACAGTGAGGTCCAGCCTGATCCCCAGTCCTCCCACtttcaattcaaaatataaCTACCTCAGCTGGGAGTCCTACTCCAACCTCAGCTACTACACCAGGATCCTGCCCCCTATTCCTGAGGACTGCCCCACGCCCCTAGGGGTCAAAGGTGAGGTCTGAGGCGCTGAGGACTGTCAGTAGGagtcttatttttaattttacatgcaGTTGTTACATGTGTTCTCTGAGTTTGAGCTGATCAGACCATCAAGCAACTTTTAATTAGTAATTGTGGGATATGACATGTTGGGACATTTCTCACCTTTCTTTCATCAAGAGGTGAAGAAAAGAGGACCAGGCATTCGAGTACAGCAGATTTGTGATCAGGAAATTGCcatattaaagtttttgttgGTCTAAACTTGTACATATCAAGAGCAATATTTggaaagtttaaaacaattgGTTTTAAACTTGACATCAAGGGGTTGTAACAATTCAGCTggaaaacagataaatgtgtgaagGAAAAGGCCAGGTTGTGTAGATGTGCACACTATTGAACTAATACTTTGCTGAATCatcattcagttcattttcagcATTCAGTCATCATGTgttcttattattttaaatttgactagttggaaataaaattcagctgtgcttgttgaatttaaaaaatatatatattttacccTGTTTGCATCCTTTGGCTGAAACCATATCTTGCAGAGATTTAACAAAGGATCTGAACAATTGTTTTCAGCAAAGTTGGACATCAAGATTTAGAGAACAAGAGGGACAACAGTGATGTAACAAAAACTGGATACTTTTTCGAGATTTTATTGAAAAGGAAAGCAGGAAACTTGTCAGGGATGCCAACATCAACAAGGAAGGAGCTGCAGGATTTTATATAAAGGACTATTTGTGTTGGACATGTGGTTAAAAATGTCCATATTTTCTATAGACTAATATGGGTTATGAGAAAGAAACATATTcctcccaaaaataaaaatatccaggcCTGGCTAAAATCTCCCAAAGCcttgtgagaaaatgtgttgtGGTTTAATGAATCCAACCTCGAAGTTATGGGACATAATTCCAAAAACTACAGTGAACATCACCTTAAAAACACCATATCCAAGATGTAACTGGGGTTACTTCTCTTCAGGTGAAAccaagagatttttttaaggTGGATGAAGTTATGAATAGCTCCAGATATCAGTCAGTTTTGACCCAAAACCTAAGGGAGGCAGATTTCACAAGTTTGCGTTCGGATGTGTGCCTGTAAATCCAAGCATACATccaaatctagaaaaaaaacatggcttcaCAAGAGAAAAATTAAGGTTAAAATTAAAGGCATAGAAGTCTCTGAATGAATGAGATTGTGAACGTCTTCACAATCTCACTTATTTGGAGAACTTTTGCAAGGTAGAGTGTAACAAGGCGGCCTTTTGCGGTtggattttacagtgaggatgaAGCTTTGAGGCAGACTCAGGTGGAAACAGCAGCGGTTTATtcttcacacaaaatcaacacttCACAGGTGAAACTGCCGTCTTAAATAGTCCCAGCTGTGACGGACCAAACCACCTTTGATTCACAGCAGAATCTCAATTCATCAATCTCCacctttttaattaaaataccttttactaaatacaaacatttccatttaccttttataaatattttatgttttatcattacaccataatgaaacaccacaaaacccataaacaatCCACCCCCACACTTTTCAATGGCCTCTCCCGGAAACTATATATGGTGTCTGGACCGTCCAAACACCctggagaggacacagaaaagacgGGTGAGTCACTCTACACTAGCACTCCACACCCAACAGATTAtgcacaaacatttgctcagttttacccaccattgctctgagtaacaattatcctcccttcacaggcaaccacctcactcgtcaatgaggagcagctgtgcagagcccagaacaaaaggctacatgcaaatctctaaaaatactcaataaatacaattaaaacttcttgtgtgcaaattgttaTTGATGTGCAGATCTATGCTTAaagtgcagtgctaaataaagtgcaaaaagtacttttaaaagtgCTATACAGTGATTTAAGTAAAAATCGTCCCAGTAATGAAGATCTCTTTATTACACAGAGTGAGCAAATAATGTCAAATCTAGATAGAAAAGCAGATGAGACTCCTAAAGGTAATTCAACAAAGAAGTTGTTTAAGGGTGTTTACATGTGTGCAAGGAGATTATTGCAACTTTTTAGTTATTGTTCATAATGGAAGactagttgttttttctttccattgtgtcacattacattttgaaatgagtTATCTCATTTTTAACAACTCATTGCCATTTCACCTGTGGAGTCAACACTTTGGAGGAGGATTTCATGTACCAGTCTATGAATGTATTGTTGTGTGTGACagagtatctttttttttttttttttttactcattttgttCAGGCAAAAATGGCCTCCCTGACCCTGAGGTTTTGGTTGAGAAGCTGCTGAAAAGAAGGACATTCAGGCCTGACCCTCAGGGCTCCAATATCATGTTTGCTTTCTTCGCTCAGCACTTCACCCACCAGTTCTTCAAGACCTACAACCGCATGGGTCTGGGCTTCACCAAGGCTCTGTCACACGGGGTCAGTCTGcgaaaaataaaccttttagaaaagatgaaaataaagaacCATGAAAGTATTTTAATCAGATCTTGCTCAACTGTTGTGAACTAGCACACTATGAACCTCTAATAAATGGAGGTGTTAAATTTCCCTCCATTGAATGCATGTTTTATCTTGTTACTCGTGCAGGTGGATGCGGGCCACGTTTATGGAGACAACCTGGAACGTCAGCACAACCTCCGGCTTTTCAAAGATGGAAAACTGAAATATCAGGTGAGACATGCAGAGTCGGCTTTAACATATGGAACAAGATCAGAAcgcaaaataataatttcagttcTCCAGTTGCTTTTTCATCAAACCCACAAGATAATGTTGTGTCTTCAGGgcagtgttttcattttctatttgtcaaaataatttttcctgaCTTTTAGCCAAGaacaactgaagaaaaatatgctGAACAATGGTCATGTTGCCAGAAACAGGGAAACTAATTACCAAACATGTTCCGTGTCATAATTAATTCCTGTCTTTCTCCATCAGTTGATCGATGGAGAAATGTTCCCTCCCTCTGTAGTTGATGCTCCCATCAGGATGAGCTACCCTCCCGGGGTCCCGGCGGAGAGACAGATGGCCATTGGTCAGGAGGTGTTCGGGCTCCTTCCCGGTTTGGGTTTGTACGCCACACTGTGGCTCAGAGAGCACAACAGAGTCTGTGACATCCTGAAAGCAGAGCATCCTACCTGGGACGATGAGCAGCTTTTCCAGACGGCCCGCCTTATCATCATCGGTGAGCTCGACACtttggaaaacatgtttattctaGATTCTACATGAATTATTCACATATAGAATTTGCCCCTTATTCCTTGAATGACATGGATGTGAACTCTTTTGGTAATTATTTATTGTTGGTGTGATTAGCTCAGAATGGTCAGTAAGAAACACAGACTGTGGATTTTGTTTGTAGGATTCCATTATGTGCACACCGCTCTAAAACGATAGCAGGGTCACCGCTTAGCggtaaaacattcattttcagaCTCTGTTGCTGGGAACAGATGTGCCCACCTTTCATTCACAGCCTTTAAATGCATAACTTACTGCCTACAGGCAGCTTTCTGTGGATTTAGCAGAAATTGAAATACCTTTACTGCTCCTGGGTGAAGCAGCGAACAGGATGTACTTgttcagcagtttttttttttctccaacccTGGCGGTGAAGGCGCAtcgccctgcatgttttatgcCTTTTCctgctccagcacacctgatttCAATTAAAGTCTGATTAACATGCTTTTCCAGAACTGCAATCATCTGAATTGGGCGtgttaaagcagaaaatatttaaaacatgcagggcagggtgCTCTGAGAACCAGGTTGGGGAAACACTACTTTAgagtattgtatttttatttttattttttcattttatgtgctTTTGTTGTCCGTTTTCACAGTGAATGTACAAATTAAATAGAAGATTTCAAACACATAAAGCTACTACATTAAATACATTGCCGTCTGTCTAATTTCCAGGCGAGACCATAAGGATTGTGATAGAGGAGTACGTGCAGCACCTGAGCGGCTACCTGCTGCAGCTCAAGTTCGATCCCACCATGCTCTTCCACTCCCACTTCCAGTACGCGAACCGGATCGCGTTGGAATTCAGCCAGCTCTACCACTGGCACCCGCTGATGCCCGACACCTTCCACATCAACGGAGACGAGTTGACGTACGCGCAGTTCCTCTTCAACACTTCTGTCCTGACGCACTACGGCGTGGAGAAACTGGTTGATGCCTTCTCTCGGCAAGCTGCCGGCCAGGTAACGACAATCTGAAGGAAACATCTGGAAGCTCTGATTAAGGCTTTACGTTTGACTGAACAGATTTAAACAGTTTCTCTTGACCACATCgcataagaatttttttttttcttgtttgcattATGTTTCTAagctcctttttttctgcaaactatAAAACATTCTTTGGTTGTTTGTAGTGGTTATAGACGACGTGTAGCATTTGAGTTTATCTGCTTTTTTGTGACGGCATTTCTCGCAAGCAACTGAGGTGCTGTTGGacattcattcattgtttcctgttttgctgCATTATTACTAACAATATGTTGAcatgatgtgtaaaaaaaaaaaaaagaaaaggttgagAAAGTTGTTATACTTTGTTGGACATTTCCCAAAGTAAGCCTCTTAAAAGACTCAAGGGGATGCCAGATCTCATACGCGTGGATCCTGgaatgttttcctctgttcaAGAACAACAAAGTTAGAACGGTTCTTGTACGATATGCGTCTCTGCATCTCACTGAATAATTTATTAGGCACCGATAATAACAAGTTGGAGCAGACTTCAGGACTACCTTAAACCTTTGTTCAACAAAGtgtctaaaaaaaatccttttgagATTTTGGAGTGGCTACAGATTTGTCAACTGCGCAAACATCTTCCATTCCATCACACCTTAAAAATGCTCTGTTGGGTTGAGATCTGGTAACTGTGGAAACTCATCGTGATGTTAAAGAAACCAGTTGGAGGTCGTTTTAGCTTGTGGGATGATGAATTATCCAACTGGAAGCAGCTATCAGCAGATAGATACAGCGTTGCATGTAGGCTATAAACAATGTTGGCACTCCGGCGTCCCAAGAAAATATCCCATGGTTTATTTCACCATCCCTCCAGCCTTATCAGTTAATATAAGACAGGTTGGATAAATGCTCTTCTTTTGTTTACGCCAAATTCAGACGCCATCAATAAAATGCTACGGTATCCAAATATGATTTGAATGGTAAAGGTACTTTTACCGTTAtgcatttaaaagtatttagttttaatgtaaaccaaatactaaaattaaataataaacaatagaACTGGGGAAAACCAAAATTTAactgagaaatatttcagattttgttcttagttttatttatttatttttttaaggaaaaataatGCGCAATAAATGTCTTGCAAGAAATAACTAAGCTATTAATTTACAATTGTACACGTTTCTAATATAAAATTTGCAGATTGGTGGAGGCCACAACATGAACACAATCATCTCCAAAGTCGCCGTGGGAACGATAAAGGAGTCTCGCGAGCTCCGGATCCAGCCTTTCAACGAGTACAGGAAGCGTTTTAACCTCGAGCCATACACATCATTCAGAGACTTCACCGGTAAGACAGACGGCTGTTGTGAAACCCATGCAACTCCAAGTACAGACTACCTGGAACTAGACTTGCAGCTTTCTGCAAATCTGTGAAAACACGCGCAACCGTTGTTGAGTAAAAGGCTGTTGACCTACAAAAGGCAGCAATAAGAGAGATGAAccgttgggattttatgttgcGATTTGCCATAAAAATcatttggagacattttgtcttcatttcaaATAGTTCCAGAAACAAGGAAGATTTGTGGCTGAAAAAAACTCTGGCCACCATAGTCAGGGTCCAAAATATTTGAGGGTGCATAATACGACAGTGCTCTCTTTGAGAGGCCAGAAAAGGCCAGACTTAGAGCAGCAGCGCTCATGATTTCATGTCTGAAAGAGTGTTTGGTGCTGCAATGCTCAGAGCACCAATGCCACACATGCagcttttaaactttgtttatGGGGAAAGGCCAGCAATAGCACATAAAACAAGTGCAATGGAGCATTTGCCTTGCTGCTAAATGCCCCCGTAATACTATAGCCTGGCAACAAATCAAACCAGGTTTGAGTTTCTTTCATGCATCATATTTTGGGAAGGTTTGAAGAAAATCAGTCTTCATTTAATGTTGATGGCCGGATTTGGGATTTGATCGGTGCAAAGGAGTTTTTCTATGATTGTGTTGCTCTCACAGCTTTTTATTGTACTCCTCAAACACATTCAGTCAAATTACAACTTTAAGTCGTGATACTAACTTgtaaagtagaaagaaaattatgcattatttttaaaatcttatgcAAATAAAGGAAAGCTGACTGTCTTTTTTATGTATGCATCAGTTTTCCGTCAGAATCCAAAACCTTTCTGCTTTTCATAATTGCTCAAGTTCATTCAAACTGAATGAAGAGtaactctgtttttttctcgATAGTGTTTCAATTGGATTtgggcctggactttgactagggcaGTCTAGCACATGATTGTCCAGAGCATCTTCTTCTGTACCCTTCTGAAAGCGTTATATATTATGCTGATCAGCCACCTTAACATTCACATATCTGTCAGATTGATATATTTACTCATCTTCCTTCTACTGTACTATCAGTGTAAATTTTTTGTGTTACTTCTGGTTATTTTGCAGATAACGAAGAGATAGCCAGCACCCTAGAGGAGCTCTATGGGGACATCGACACTCTTGAATTTTACCCCGGGTTACTGCTGGAGAGGACTCGACCAGGGGCGATATTTGGAGAAAGCATGGTGGAAATGGGTGCCCCCTTTTCCCTCAAAGGCCTCCTGGGTAACCCCATATGTTCCCCAGGATACTGGAAGCCCAGCACATTCGGAGGCAAAGTCGGCTTCGACATTGTGAACTCGGCCACTCTGAAGAAGCTGGTGTGCCTGAACTCCCGGACGTGTCCCTACGTGGCGTTCAATGTTCCAGCAGAGGAGAAACCAGCCAGGAAAGAACGAAGCTCTGAGCTATGACCAAGTGCAGATCCCCGGGggggttgtgtttttttttgtttgttttttttttacaccaggTGGCTGCACAAAGCAAGCAAAGATATTTGTTTGGAGAAAACCTGTTTTTGCAGCTCTGCAGATCGTTACGGAGCCAAAGCACTCTGTGTGAAATCCAACTCTCCTGTTACTAAACTCGCTTGCAGTGTGTCCCAGACTTGAACGATCACATCAATGAGGAGCCaaacatgtgttttttattaaatgctttCTGCCTACAGACTGAAAAGTTGCTGAAGTTTGGACCGTCCGGTAAAATAGATGTGTATTTGTTGGTAAATAGCTTATTTTGGAATAAAACTATAGCCACATGATGTGCTGTTTTCAATTAATAAAGATCGGAAGGTGACATCTATTGTTCTGTCCACTTCCATTTACTGAAAGCACTGAATCAGTATTTATTCTGGCCTGCAGTCGTGATGGGAACGGAAACCTCACACAATAATGGCGCACTGTGGGTGTTAGTTTAATGATTAGTCATATTAAACACCAGCATCACATTAAAGAATggaaaacttaacattttagGAAGCcatttgggataaataaaggtCTTTAGAGACACATAGATCGACTAAAATCTTAAGACAACACATGCCCATTTTTACAGGATGTTTCTCTAACATGGctgaaactgttttgttttgtcttggtGAGAGGCTGAGTCAACACAAATCTTGTTGCTGGCACCCTGCGCCTTTTGTAAGAACATATAAAGGAAATTACGATCTGTTTGTATAACTTGGCAAATTCGCTGCCGACTGCAGTGATTGTAATTAACGTTGCAAGTAGctcatatttttattcctaCGCAGACGAGTGAAGCCTGGAACTCGATTTAAGCATTTCCAGGTCTGGAGAATAGTAGATAAAGAAAAGTATATAAatggagagagggagaaaaaatatttgtgttcaaGACCATCACATTGTCAAAAATGTGTCTTTCAATGCATCCTCCCATCCATCTTCCTTCTTTCCTGTCTTGTCTCCTTACTTCCTTTCTTTATCGTCTGCTTACCTTCTTCATTCCTCTTTTATTattcttcctttccttcctttgttctggccagtttcctttttctttctgcctttCCTCACCCTCTtcctttattcatttattcctTTCTTCTGTCCATCTGTTTTTAGTTCTCATTTCTATTTtcccttgtatttttcttttatagccGGGACACTTTAGAAATATGTGTCCTAAATTCATTCTATcctttgtatttttacttttagcatAAGACTAATAAGAGGTCTGAGAATATCCACGTAGAAGAGTTTATGGACACACTGCCCTCTGGGGCTGAAAGCTCTAACTACATGTAAAGGCTTGCAGCAAATTCTCATCCCACAACGTCACCCGTGTTACCTTCAAGTGCTTCCAGTAAAGTCTAAATGACACgcaattaaacagtttttgtagttttgcttTACTATAGTGGGGGCATCTAGTAGAGCCTATCTCAAATGTTCGGTGGAAAGTTATAGAAAATGTGTTCAGGAGTAAACTTTTGTGGACATTTGAGAGTAAAGTGAACTTTGAATAAAACGTTTCagcaagcaaaaacaaaaaagaaaatgctgtttcAATCGTCCCATGTGACCTGATAGAAGTTATGTCTATAAATCTAATTCTTTCTTGAAGAAACGCCTGACATTGGCAGCATTGTCTTTCACAATTAATGACCTTTGGAACAAGACAACACATTGTCTTGAACACAATGAACACATTGTTagttcaaccaaaacaaagatggaCATAAAAATTGTAGACATCACCCGCATCTCCCCATTCCATCCCAAAGCAGaatgcaacatttttgaaaaccaaatgAAAGTGGGAAATTTTGAGTGTTATAGTCTGTTAGCTGAGTTCTGATAAACATTAAATCTACTTCCTTTGACATAAATCTGTTTGCTAAAAAGTTTAATATGACTCTTCATAAATTGACATGAAATGTGTATTTCTGGAAGTAATAAATGTTGACTGATGTTGCTTTGTTGCAGCCCTAGTCCTAATGTGGGGAAAACTAAACAGCTTTCTGACTGGCAATGAAATATTCTCCCTCTGAGCTTCTAATCACACAAACTTGAAGTCTGTCTCTTTTGAGACTCCATAATTTCTTTGTGTATTTGCgtcctttatttgtttgtaaaaggaatgagtataattttttttctcatgatgTTGCAAAGAAACAATCCATTACAGCTAGGACCAGACACACTGCCTAcgcaaagtgtgtgtgtttctttacaCACATGTCAGGGAGTGAACGAGTTATGATTTCACATTGAaagcttttgaaataaataatactgaACTGTAGAAGACATAACGGACAAAAAACATCCCACAACGAGGAAATAGCAAAGTTTGTGAAAACTAAAACTCGTCCTGTCTCAAACTATTGACCATGATTACACAATTACAACAAACGTCTGTCTCTGTTGTGTGTTTGAACTCAATATTCCCATTCACCAAGTCTCCCTGAATGCATCATTGGAAGGGGGCGTGGCCTGTGCGAGCTAAACTCAACAGATTATAGCGTGAACAGACTGAGCGGCGCTATTTTAAAGCGGTTTCTGGTTATATTTTAGGTAAGTTGTTATAAATAAGCAGTTTCGCCAGTTTTGTAAATATGTAGAATTTCAGTTACACGAAAGAAATTCAGCTGGTTGTTTCGTTTGAGTCGAACATATGAAAGCTAGCTAGTTTCTTGGAAGTGCTAATAAAGCTAAGTTCACTTTTCTCCGAGGAACAGTGTGTTCGGCCTGTTTCCAACTTAGAATAGTTGAAATAAAACGATTTAATATATATTCTTTATAGAGGGTTATACTATTACATTGAAAAGAAGTTGACTGGGTTACTGGGTTTGCTATTATGTCGGCATCAGCAGGTTTGTTTAAGGCCTCCAACCTAATGTTTACACGTATCGCACATACTCCACAGAAATCTGGAGATGTACTATCACTatggtaaataaaacaaagtatttattgCTCTTGGTTTGGCTAAATGTAGTAAGCGGAGGGAAAAATATAGGTGAGAGGGATTTGTCAACAATgacttccttcttttctctccatctGTTTCCCCGACTGGATTTTACTCGGATCAGATCAGAGCAACAGACCTTTCAGCTTAAGTTAAATGAGCTGATGTCCTATTTTCCAAATAGGCACCGTCTATTGTCGTCTGAGCGCTTGTATGTCTGTTACTCTGGATTGCAGTAGAGcatattttatgaaaagtgTTGTCAATTAGCACAGGAATTAATCCACCGGGGCCTGATCTTGTTTCATATGTGGTGTGTTTTCAGAGCTGAGCCGCTGCCATGACTACTCTGGATGACAAGTTGCTAGGCGAGAAGCTGCAGTACTACTACAGCAGCAGTGAGGATGAAGGCAGTGACAACGACGATGAAGATGGGGAGAGGAAGACCATCCGGGATGCGGGCGCCACCGAGCCCGACATAGAGTACAGTGCAGACGGAAGTGCTGTCAACACAGGTAACAGAATGATGGGATTTCTGTCTTATTCGTCGTGCTGCTTTGTCAGTAGACGTTAACATGTGTGAGAGTCTCATTTGGATAAgtgttgcaaaagtattcgtACGTACAGCTGAACTTTTTCACCTTTACTCAACCCACTTCAAAGTATCGCTTTTAATCTAAACAAGGAATAAAAAGGCTTTTGAAAGCAATCAGTCTGCTACACTTTTAAGATTTGTATTcgtaaaaaatgattttaaaatcccaataaaatgcattgtaGTGTGTGGTTGTACTgcgacaaaatgtgaaaacaactcAAGAGGTACAGATACTTTTGTAAGCTTTGTACCTTTGAGGATTAAAAATACATGACAACGtggatttattgattttatttatttatttctaatgttCTGTTTCAGGGCCAAAGGGAGTCATCAACGACTGGAGGAAGTAcaagcagctggaggtggaacAGAAACAGGAGCAGAAGAAAGAGATGGAGAGACTGATAAAGAAGCTGTCGATGACGTGCCGCTCCGATCTGGacctaaaaaaagacaaagaggaggagaagaaactgcaggacaaaattaaaagcaaagtaAGCAGGAAAGAGCTggattcagtttatttcacaaatcaTTGAAGTAAATGAGTCTCCTAAATGTGGCTGGAATAGTTAAAGTGCAAGGAAATCATTAAGGAAAGCTAGCCTGCTTAATAAAGTTTGGATTTGGTCGTATTTTCTTCTCCTGACGGCTCAACACAATTAACTAAGCCAAACACACCGCTACGGATcgtttatttacttatattcaATGATAAATGAACCATCCTCTTCTCGGCTTTGTCTCGCTCCACAGATGACCATGCAGGAGTACAACATGCTCCAGGAGGACGAGGACGATGAAGACTTCCTCCGGCAGTACCGCATGCAGCGCATCGAAGAGATGCGCCGCCAGCTCTGCCGCGGGAAGCGCTTCGAGCGGGTGCAGGAGCTCGGCGGCGGCGAGGAGTTCCTGGAGGCGCTGGACAAGGAGGACAAGAGCACGTTGATCATGATCCACATCTACGAGCCGGAGATCCCGGGCTGCGACGCCATGAGCGGCAGCCTGCTGTGCCTGGCGCACGAGTACCCTCTGGTGAAGTTCTGCTGCGTGCGCAGCTCGGCCATCAGCATCAGCGCGCTGTTCAGGGAGAGCGCTCTGCCCGCGCTGCTCGTCTACAAAGGAGGGGACCTGATCGGTAACTTCGTGCGGCTCACCGATCAGCTCGGGGAGGACTTCTTCGCCGTGGACCTGGAGGCGCTCCTGCAGGAGTACGGCCTGCTGCCGGAGAAGCCCGCCATGGTCCCAAAGACACTGCGCAACGGAGCCATCATTCAGAGCAACGCAAGCGACGAGGACTCGGACCTTGACATAGACTAAACCTCCAAATATCTGATACTCTGCTTGGTAAAGCCGCACACCCAGTCTGCATGGAccatgtatatttatttatgtgaagCCCTTGTTAGAGATTCTGCCCTGACCTCACAGCAccaaagctaaaaataaaagaagcaggAGAAGTCATTCACTTCATGTCATTCCATTCTGAATATTTGGATGAGGGTAAATGTCACTTATGATCATTGGTCAAAACACAACAGGAGTTCTGCTGTTGCTGTACATACGGTTCACTTCTTTCCTCAAGCTCTGtcgactgtttttgttttgtgttcaaCACATTCCATTGCGTTCCTCGTGTCTTATCATCCATGTTTCACTCTTGTGAATATCAAACCTTCACCTCCAGACTGACCTTTTtagttttgtaacttttatatgtGCTGTACCCTCAAATAAACTGCAGCGTGTTTCAaatcacttcttctttttttttttttttccatttattcatttttttaaaacaagtggCTAAGACCACAAAACTGTTGAAGGAAAATGCAAGTTGAAAGTTGCATTAATTAGTAAACTGATGTGTGGTTTCAGCCTGATACAGAAACCCAGCTGTGCTTGCAGCTCTATAGAAACCATCCTACTAGAAAATGTGAGtgttaga
Proteins encoded:
- the LOC114149351 gene encoding LOW QUALITY PROTEIN: prostaglandin G/H synthase 1-like (The sequence of the model RefSeq protein was modified relative to this genomic sequence to represent the inferred CDS: substituted 1 base at 1 genomic stop codon) gives rise to the protein MRASILGSVCALLLLLREPGCRGDEVTTSTVNPCCYLPCQHWSICVRHGEDKYECDCTHTGYYGENCTVPELWTRVRRFLRPSPDVVHYILTHFQWLWDIINNTFLRNVLMRLVLTVRSSLIPSPPTFNSKYNYLSWESYSNLSYYTRILPPIPEDCPTPLGVKGKNGLPDPEVLVEKLLKRRTFRPDPQGSNIMFAFFAQHFTHQFFKTYNRMGLGFTKALSHGVDAGHVYGDNLERQHNLRLFKDGKLKYQLIDGEMFPPSVVDAPIRMSYPPGVPAERQMAIGQEVFGLLPGLGLYATLWLREHNRVCDILKAEHPTWDDEQLFQTARLIIIGETIRIVIEEYVQHLSGYLLQLKFDPTMLFHSHFQYANRIALEFSQLYHWHPLMPDTFHINGDELTYAQFLFNTSVLTHYGVEKLVDAFSRQAAGQIGGGHNMNTIISKVAVGTIKESRELRIQPFNEYRKRFNLEPYTSFRDFTDNEEIASTLEELYGDIDTLEFYPGLLLERTRPGAIFGESMVEMGAPFSLKGLLGNPICSPGYWKPSTFGGKVGFDIVNSATLKKLVCLNSRTCPYVAFNVPAEEKPARKERSSELXPSADPRGGPKGVINDWRKYKQLEVEQKQEQKKELYSMINEPSSSRLCLAPQMTMQEYNMLQEDEDDEDFLRQYRMQRIEEMRRQLCRGKRFERVQELGGGEEFLEALDKEDKSTLIMIHIYEPEIPGCDAMSGSLLCLAHEYPLVKFCCVRSSAISISALFRESALPALLVYKGGDLIGNFVRLTDQLGEDFFAVDLEALLQEYGLLPEKPAMVPKTLRNGAIIQSNASDEDSDLDID